The genomic stretch CAACCAGAAGAAACACATCCGCTACCAGCAAAACTCAGCCAACATTTGCGTTTTTTCATGTCAGTGTATCTTTTCCCCGTTGATTTCGAAAACCTCTTCGCCGATAACCTCCAATAGAGTCCCAGGTTCGAATTCAGATGAACCACCAGGCTTGACCTGGACATAGAAAGAGAAATAGTCTTCCCAAAGAAGGGTCTCAAATCGACAGATCAGGTGACGCCCATCCTTGAAGATTATATTCATATTTTTAGAACCATCATGCCTTCGGATTGCTTCAAGTAACTCCACAACGTCACCGCCTTTCTGGGAAACTACCGAGATCCTCTAGATAATAGCCGAATCGGTTCATCCCCACGTGTGTGGGGAACCCTCTTTTTCTTCTGCGAAAAACCCCTTATAAGGTATTTTTCGACACATCTTGAGGGGTATAACGGCTTAGCAAAAGACCACAATAATCCACAGGCTCTCGCCTAAGGATCTTCGTCTGACGGAATACGTCGCGACAGGCTCTACGGACCTCTCCTTCCGGATCCTCCGGGCTCTGACCGGCTATCCGAAAGGGCACAGGAACGACCGTCTCGAACTTAAAGACATTCGACGAATCAGCCTCCTAGGCGTTTCGATGATCGTATCGACGGCCGTCCCATTTAACGCCGTATTGTTTAGCCAGCGGAGAGCCACCGACGCCACGTCTAAACAGTGATAGACCAAGGGATGCCATCGATCCCCCTCGAATTTTCCCCAGTAACGAAACAGCTCGTCGTCGATAAAAGCCATAGACTTCACCTCTGAGCCACCCTAAAACACCATACCACCAAGCACCTTAAAATCAAGGATCAATGCCGTAAAAAAATAAAAAAAGAGTCCCTAAAAACTCAGGAACTCCTTTTTTCGATATTTCATCTTAACTCTCAGATCAATCCGCCGCTTTATGAAGGTCTCTGCTGGTCGGATGATATTCCAGTTCCATGGGGCCGTCGTATTCGCCGTCCACCATCTTGAAGAATATATCTATCAGTTTTTTGCAGAACTCCGGATCGTCGTATCTCCGCTCAGCCGTGTCCATCCAGTGATGGAGCTTCATATGGACCGTCAGTCTGTGCCGTCTGTAAAACCCGGGCCAGTAATCCGCCCTGGCGTGCTCGGTAAGGAGAGCCAGTATCTCCGCCGGGTCCTCGGGCAGGGTTATAGCGACCGGAAGTCGAGACAGATCGTCCTGGGTGATCCTGCCATCCAGTGCTAATTTGGCAGCGTACTCTTTCTGGCTTTCCCGAGTCAAGGTAGAGAGACGATCGACGAAAAGTTTTTCCCATGTGGAGATCGTCCCCAAAGAGTCCAAAACCGCCGAAGCCGTTTCGTCCATATCGGGGTACTCTCTGGAGCGATACTCCGCCACGGTCTCGGCGAACAGAGGAGTTCCCAGAAGCAGACAGACCGCCGTGAGAACCGCCGGTAAACTATATCTCAAGGATGTCGTTCTCATCGTCCAGTATGTGGACCGAGACGTCGCCTCCGCAGTGCTCTCGGACCATCTCGGCCAGCTCGTCCCCTATTGCTTTAAGATCCTGCAAAGAGACGGGAGGCATTCCCTCCACGTTTATGGCCACGTCGGTGGTCGTCTCGGTTATCTTGCTTCTGTCCCCGTTCTTCCAGCACCAGGCGCGGCAAAAGACGTCTCGGTTGCCGTCGTCGAAGTAGATTATCTCCCCTTCGTCCGGGTGTTCCAGAACGTCAGGCTTACCCAAGGGGACGTAATCCTCCATCCCGGACGCCACGTCCAGCCGAAGGTCTCCGGTAACCACCGAGAGATCGTCCCCCCCGCAGGGAACCATATGCCTCAGGCTGATGACGTTGAAGATGCACACCAGCTTGTTCACGAAGGGAAGATCGGTCCCCTTGCCGGTCCTTTTTATCAGGTTGGCAACCGAGGGGGGATACTTGTTCGGGTTGATGCCCATGGATCGGAAGACCTCGCGCCAAGATGCTATACGGGGAATCTCCTTGTAATCGGCCAGATCGGACCTCTCCCTAACGTCCGCCTCGGCGGCCCTGAGCTTGGCCATCAGACTGTCGTCCTCTCCTCTATTGTCCGCTCCCTTCACCAGAACCACCGCTCTGCGGTACCCCTCGAACCTCTCGAAAACGCCGGATCCTATCTTTATATTCATGAATACCTCCGTAGATAAATTAAATCTTAGCTTCCTGTCTCTTCAATATATGCCCCATGAACTCCAACAGGGTCATAGCGGCGATGCGGCAGGTGGCACCGGACGGATCGTACTGAGGAGCCACCTCCACCAGATCGAGACAGGCCACGTCGAACCTCCCGGCTATGCCCCTCAGTATGGCGGCCACCTCCTGATAGTACAGTCCCGCCGGCATGGGTGAGCCGGTGCCGGTGACCAGGGAGATGTCGAAGACGTCGATATCCACCGTGACGTAGTAGCGATCTGCCTCGGGTATGGCCTCCACCACCGCCTCGGGGCCGATCCTTC from Dethiosulfovibrio russensis encodes the following:
- a CDS encoding HD domain-containing protein, whose protein sequence is MAFIDDELFRYWGKFEGDRWHPLVYHCLDVASVALRWLNNTALNGTAVDTIIETPRRLIRRMSLSSRRSFLCPFG
- a CDS encoding B3/B4 domain-containing protein — encoded protein: MNIKIGSGVFERFEGYRRAVVLVKGADNRGEDDSLMAKLRAAEADVRERSDLADYKEIPRIASWREVFRSMGINPNKYPPSVANLIKRTGKGTDLPFVNKLVCIFNVISLRHMVPCGGDDLSVVTGDLRLDVASGMEDYVPLGKPDVLEHPDEGEIIYFDDGNRDVFCRAWCWKNGDRSKITETTTDVAINVEGMPPVSLQDLKAIGDELAEMVREHCGGDVSVHILDDENDILEI